CCAATGCTTGAGCGCGACCACCTTGAGCGACCGGCGCAGGAAAAGCGTCAGTAGCGTGATTAGCGAAACGCCGGCTATTTGGATAATTAGACCTATTTTAGAGTCCATACGAATCAGGCAATAGCGAGACGATTGTGGAAAGGAGGGTAGAATGTTCTAGCAAAGAGACAGTACGGGATAAAGGATTCCCGTACTACGAGTTTAGTATAAACATTGTTTAATGTCTATACATTTTTTTGTAGGAATTCGGCAAGTTCAGTGGCCGTAGGCAGTGCCGTCCGGGCTCCGAGCGACCGACATTTAAGGGCCGCGACGGCATTTGCCATAAGGGCAGATCCTTCGACGTCGGCTCCCGAGAGCAGTCCATAGAGCAAACCGACTCGAAATGCGTCGCCGGCACCGGTCGTGTCCTGACACCCGCCTGGTACGCAAAAGCCTTCGGTTTCAACAAAGCGGTCACCGCACCGTATCAGCGAACCGCTTGCGCCAAGTGTAACGCCCGCAACCCGGCAACCAAATCGTGACTGCATCTCGATGATCGCAGCCCGCGGATCGCTAATGCCGAGAAACCGCGCCGGAAACTCCGCCGAAGAAATAAGGATATCGACATTGGACAAAACGTCCTCGACACCGTCAAAAATATTATCGATGTCTATCGAAACTACCGTACCCTCGGCACGTGCGGCCTTTGCCATACGAAGGCACGCCGCCGTATCGTGCGGAGTAAAGTGCAGCACTCTGGCCATTGCGGCGGTTTCCATCGGTGCATCGGCGGCGGAATATGCGAGGCGGGCGTCACGCTGCCAAATGACGGTGCGTTCGCCGGTTCGCTCATCGATGATGATGAAGGCGATCTGAGTTTTCGCTTCGGCGATACGTTCGGCAAATCGCATATCCACGCCATCGTCGGTCAACGACGACCAACCGAGGGTACCGGCATCATCTGCGCCGAAGCGGCCCACGTAAAC
This is a stretch of genomic DNA from Chloracidobacterium sp.. It encodes these proteins:
- a CDS encoding ribokinase codes for the protein MNFPFELRTDTELDCVGFGTNAVDFLIRVPEYPAYDSKVELTEYVRAAGGEVATTMAGLSRLGLSTVYVGRFGADDAGTLGWSSLTDDGVDMRFAERIAEAKTQIAFIIIDERTGERTVIWQRDARLAYSAADAPMETAAMARVLHFTPHDTAACLRMAKAARAEGTVVSIDIDNIFDGVEDVLSNVDILISSAEFPARFLGISDPRAAIIEMQSRFGCRVAGVTLGASGSLIRCGDRFVETEGFCVPGGCQDTTGAGDAFRVGLLYGLLSGADVEGSALMANAVAALKCRSLGARTALPTATELAEFLQKNV